The following proteins are encoded in a genomic region of Protaetiibacter sp. SSC-01:
- a CDS encoding MFS transporter: protein MTEAVPAGAPVPLDEAEIARVRRRSRAAIIAGQVLAGIGMGSTMSAGALLIAAVSGSEALSGMAATMSTIGAAIAAVPLATLATRRGRAPALATGALVAALGAVVGIVAAVLGWTLLLLAGVVMLGVGTAVNLQARFAATDLSEPHRRGRDLSVVVWSTTVGAVLGPNLIGPGDAVGQFLGLPPLSGVYLFTVVAQGAAVVVYLVWLRPDPLRLATRIGLERPASPEAAPRQADANGVATGMIATSLSHATMVAIMAMTPVHLVNHGAGLELVGITISLHVLGMYAFSPLWGVLADRLGREATIAIGQVLLLGALLLLSVGAESEVWVAVGLFTIGLGWSAASVAGSTLITESVDVVGRARIQGRADLLMSAAGAIGGAAAGLVLAQLGYGGLALAATSLAAIVLGAVVARMARRLTPS from the coding sequence GTGACCGAGGCGGTGCCGGCAGGCGCCCCGGTCCCGCTCGACGAGGCCGAGATCGCGCGGGTGCGTCGTCGCAGCCGCGCCGCGATCATCGCGGGGCAGGTGCTCGCGGGAATCGGCATGGGCTCGACGATGTCGGCCGGTGCGCTGCTCATCGCGGCGGTCTCCGGGTCGGAGGCGCTCTCGGGCATGGCGGCGACGATGTCGACGATCGGCGCCGCCATCGCCGCGGTGCCGCTCGCGACGCTCGCCACCCGCCGGGGCCGCGCGCCCGCTCTCGCGACGGGCGCCCTCGTGGCGGCCCTCGGCGCCGTCGTGGGGATCGTCGCCGCGGTGCTCGGCTGGACGCTCCTGCTGCTCGCGGGCGTCGTCATGCTCGGCGTCGGCACGGCCGTCAACCTGCAGGCGCGCTTCGCGGCCACCGACCTCTCGGAGCCGCATCGCCGCGGCCGCGACCTGTCGGTCGTCGTGTGGTCGACGACGGTCGGCGCGGTGCTCGGACCGAACCTCATCGGGCCCGGGGATGCCGTGGGCCAGTTCCTGGGGCTGCCTCCGCTTTCGGGCGTCTACCTCTTCACGGTCGTCGCGCAGGGCGCTGCGGTCGTCGTGTACCTCGTGTGGCTGCGCCCCGATCCCCTGCGCCTCGCGACGCGCATCGGCCTCGAGCGCCCGGCGTCGCCGGAGGCCGCACCGCGGCAGGCGGATGCCAACGGCGTCGCGACGGGGATGATCGCGACCTCGCTCAGCCACGCGACGATGGTCGCGATCATGGCGATGACGCCCGTGCACCTCGTGAACCACGGCGCGGGGCTCGAGCTCGTGGGCATCACGATCAGCCTGCACGTGCTCGGCATGTACGCCTTCTCGCCGCTGTGGGGCGTGCTCGCCGACCGGCTGGGCCGCGAGGCCACGATCGCGATCGGCCAGGTGCTGCTGCTCGGCGCGCTCCTGCTGCTCTCGGTCGGCGCGGAGTCGGAGGTGTGGGTCGCGGTCGGTCTCTTCACGATCGGTCTCGGCTGGAGTGCCGCGAGCGTCGCGGGCTCGACCCTCATCACGGAGTCGGTCGACGTCGTGGGCCGCGCGCGCATCCAGGGGCGAGCCGACCTGCTCATGTCGGCCGCGGGTGCGATCGGCGGCGCGGCCGCGGGCCTCGTGCTCGCGCAGCTCGGCTACGGCGGTCTGGCCCTCGCGGCGACGTCGCTCGCGGCGATCGTGCTCGGCGCTGTCGTCGCGCGCATGGCCCGGCGCCTCACACCGAGTTGA
- a CDS encoding fumarylacetoacetate hydrolase family protein → MRVARFSTGGDPRFGIVDDDDLVVLAGDPMFAGFQPTGERVPLAEARLLAPVIPRSKVVCVGLNYAEHRKDMANVDAPENPLIFLKPNTAIVGPGDPIRIPPVEGRITHEGELVAVIGRVAKQVRAEDWADYVFGYTIGNDVSARDQMFADGQWARAKGYDTFAPIGPWIETELDPEGLEIRTWVDGEPRRQGNTRDMIHKLPELIAYISDVWTLLPGDIIMTGTPSGLGGFLHGQQVDIEIEGIGTLSNPALSRDEPSA, encoded by the coding sequence GTGAGAGTCGCACGTTTCAGCACCGGTGGCGACCCGCGGTTCGGCATCGTCGACGACGACGATCTGGTCGTCCTCGCGGGCGACCCCATGTTCGCCGGCTTCCAGCCCACGGGGGAGCGCGTGCCGCTCGCCGAGGCCCGCCTGCTCGCGCCCGTCATCCCGCGCTCGAAGGTCGTGTGCGTCGGCCTCAACTACGCCGAGCACCGCAAGGACATGGCGAACGTCGACGCCCCCGAGAACCCCCTCATCTTCCTCAAGCCCAACACGGCGATCGTCGGACCTGGCGACCCCATCCGCATCCCGCCCGTCGAGGGCCGCATCACGCACGAGGGCGAGCTCGTGGCCGTCATCGGACGCGTCGCGAAGCAGGTGCGCGCGGAGGACTGGGCCGACTACGTCTTCGGCTACACGATCGGCAACGACGTGTCGGCGCGCGACCAGATGTTCGCCGACGGCCAGTGGGCCCGCGCGAAGGGCTACGACACCTTCGCCCCGATCGGCCCGTGGATCGAGACCGAGCTCGACCCCGAGGGGCTCGAGATCCGCACGTGGGTGGACGGCGAGCCGCGCCGTCAGGGCAACACGCGCGACATGATCCACAAGCTCCCCGAGCTCATCGCGTACATCTCCGACGTGTGGACGCTCCTGCCGGGCGACATCATCATGACGGGCACCCCGTCGGGACTCGGCGGCTTCCTCCACGGCCAGCAGGTCGACATCGAGATCGAGGGGATCGGCACGCTCAGCAACCCCGCCCTCTCGCGCGACGAGCCGTCGGCGTGA
- a CDS encoding alpha/beta family hydrolase, which produces MTTLLWTGPAASDRVLVLAHGAGAPMDSRWMDDMSDLLGDRGIRVARFEFAYMAARRDGARRPNPRAEAVLDEYRAVIDQVRTETDAVPAIGGKSFGGRVASMIADEEHAAGHIRGLVCLGYPFHPMGKPEQLRTAHLAELATPALICQGERDIMGSRDEVAGYTLSPAIAFSWAPDGDHDLKPRKASGHTLPENLAAAADAIAAFV; this is translated from the coding sequence GTGACGACACTCCTTTGGACCGGCCCCGCCGCCTCCGACCGCGTGCTCGTGCTCGCGCACGGCGCGGGGGCCCCCATGGACTCGCGGTGGATGGACGACATGAGCGACCTGCTCGGCGACCGCGGCATCCGGGTCGCGCGCTTCGAGTTCGCCTACATGGCGGCCCGGCGCGACGGTGCGCGCCGACCGAACCCGCGCGCCGAGGCGGTGCTCGACGAGTACCGCGCCGTCATCGATCAGGTGCGCACCGAGACGGATGCCGTGCCCGCGATCGGGGGCAAGTCGTTCGGCGGGCGCGTGGCGTCGATGATCGCCGACGAGGAGCACGCTGCCGGTCACATTCGCGGGCTCGTGTGCCTCGGCTACCCGTTCCACCCCATGGGCAAGCCCGAGCAGCTGCGCACCGCGCACCTCGCCGAGCTCGCGACGCCGGCGCTCATCTGCCAGGGAGAGCGCGACATCATGGGCTCGCGTGACGAGGTCGCCGGCTACACCCTCTCCCCCGCGATCGCGTTCTCCTGGGCGCCCGACGGCGACCACGACCTCAAGCCGCGCAAGGCATCCGGGCACACCCTGCCCGAGAACCTCGCGGCGGCGGCGGATGCGATCGCGGCGTTCGTGTAG
- a CDS encoding AbrB/MazE/SpoVT family DNA-binding domain-containing protein translates to MVGTKGRMVIPADIRSRHEWAEGTTLLTIDTDDGVILMERQHALRLIREQLAGRDPVAELMRERRRDAQREDE, encoded by the coding sequence GTGGTGGGAACCAAGGGGCGGATGGTGATCCCTGCGGACATCCGATCTCGCCACGAGTGGGCCGAGGGCACGACGCTCCTGACGATCGACACCGACGACGGCGTGATCCTGATGGAGAGGCAGCACGCGTTGCGACTCATCCGGGAACAACTCGCCGGCCGCGACCCCGTCGCCGAGTTGATGCGCGAGCGCCGCCGGGACGCACAACGCGAAGATGAGTGA
- a CDS encoding type II toxin-antitoxin system VapC family toxin: MSERYVFDASALLALLQGEAGAETVERLLESGGVCGAANWSEVAQKVSAAGADWDIARALLLSYPLDVEPVTASDAEHAARLWKRGSGLALGDRLCLALAHRLGATAVTADAAWGARDRVHHIRRVGRRN; the protein is encoded by the coding sequence ATGAGTGAGCGCTACGTCTTCGATGCCTCCGCGCTTCTCGCCCTCCTGCAGGGCGAGGCGGGCGCTGAAACGGTCGAGCGACTGCTGGAATCCGGGGGCGTGTGCGGCGCGGCGAACTGGAGTGAGGTCGCGCAGAAGGTCTCTGCGGCCGGTGCAGACTGGGACATCGCCCGCGCCCTACTGCTGAGCTACCCGCTCGACGTCGAGCCGGTGACCGCGAGCGACGCCGAACACGCCGCCCGGCTCTGGAAACGCGGCTCGGGCCTCGCCCTCGGCGACCGACTCTGTCTCGCGCTGGCGCACAGACTCGGTGCCACCGCCGTCACCGCCGACGCGGCTTGGGGCGCTCGCGACCGCGTGCACCACATCCGACGGGTCGGCCGCCGGAACTGA
- a CDS encoding branched-chain amino acid aminotransferase → MTLNLLPMANQDLQFQVTRNENAKSPEEREAILANPGFGQFFTDHMVDICWSERGGWHRPRVQPYGPIQLDPAAAVLHYAQEIFEGLKAYRHADGSIWTFRPEMNAARMQRSAKRLAMPELPTEYFLDSLKQLIAVDGDWVPTQDETSLYLRPFAFAKEAFLGVRPAKKINYYLIASPAGAYFTGGVTPVSIWLSTTYARAAFGGTGAAKTGGNYAASLLPQAEAYEHGCAQVLFLDSQEGKYLEELGGMNIVLVRKDGTLLTPASDSILEGITRDSILQLAKDRGHAIEQRDIAYEEWREGVASGDIVEAFACGTAAVVTPIAEIKTPDGRDIVMPERDDRLAMSLREELTGIQYGRVEDRHGWLYRLDA, encoded by the coding sequence ATGACCCTCAACCTCCTGCCGATGGCCAACCAGGACCTGCAGTTCCAGGTGACCCGCAACGAGAACGCGAAGAGCCCCGAGGAGCGCGAGGCGATCCTCGCGAACCCCGGCTTCGGGCAGTTCTTCACCGACCACATGGTCGACATCTGCTGGTCGGAGCGTGGCGGCTGGCACCGTCCCCGCGTGCAGCCCTACGGCCCCATCCAGCTCGACCCGGCCGCGGCCGTGCTGCACTACGCGCAGGAGATCTTCGAGGGGCTCAAGGCCTACCGTCACGCCGACGGCTCCATCTGGACCTTCCGCCCGGAGATGAACGCCGCGCGCATGCAGCGCTCCGCGAAGCGCCTCGCGATGCCCGAGCTGCCGACCGAGTACTTCCTCGACTCGCTCAAGCAGCTCATCGCCGTCGACGGCGACTGGGTGCCGACGCAGGACGAGACGAGCCTCTACCTGCGCCCGTTCGCGTTCGCGAAGGAGGCGTTCCTCGGCGTGCGCCCCGCGAAGAAGATCAACTACTACCTCATCGCCTCGCCCGCGGGCGCCTACTTCACGGGCGGCGTGACGCCTGTGTCGATCTGGCTCTCGACGACGTACGCGCGCGCCGCGTTCGGCGGCACGGGCGCCGCGAAGACGGGCGGCAACTACGCCGCGTCGCTCCTGCCGCAGGCGGAGGCCTACGAGCACGGATGCGCCCAGGTGCTCTTCCTCGACTCGCAGGAGGGCAAGTACCTCGAGGAGCTCGGCGGCATGAACATCGTGCTCGTGCGCAAGGACGGCACCCTCCTCACCCCGGCATCCGACTCGATCCTCGAGGGCATCACGCGCGACTCCATCCTGCAGCTCGCGAAGGACCGCGGTCACGCGATCGAGCAGCGCGACATCGCCTACGAGGAGTGGCGCGAGGGCGTCGCCTCGGGCGACATCGTGGAGGCGTTCGCGTGCGGCACCGCCGCGGTCGTGACGCCCATCGCCGAGATCAAGACCCCCGACGGGCGCGACATCGTCATGCCGGAGCGCGACGACCGCCTCGCGATGTCGCTGCGCGAGGAGCTCACGGGCATCCAGTACGGCCGCGTCGAGGACCGCCACGGCTGGCTGTACCGCCTCGACGCCTGA
- a CDS encoding 3-isopropylmalate dehydrogenase, with translation MTRTIDLAVIAGDGIGPEVIAEAVKVLDAAVAGEAQLAVTAYPFSAAHYLETGNILDDADLASLAQHDAILLGAVGGDPRDARLAGGIIERGLLLKLRFAFDHYVNLRPTVLYPTVASPLANPGQVDFVVVREGTEGPYVGNGGSIRKGTPHEIANEVSVNTAYGIERVVRYAFELAERRRKQVTLVHKTNVLTHAGGLWTRLVEAEAANHPDVAWNYQHVDAATIHMVTDPGRFDVIVTDNLFGDILTDLAGAISGGIGLAASGNINPDGTFPSMFEPVHGSAPDIAGQQKADPTAAILSTALLLDHLGLTDAAHRVEEAVGADLAERGTSPRTTAEVGSAIAARLG, from the coding sequence ATGACGCGCACCATCGACCTCGCCGTGATCGCGGGAGACGGAATCGGACCCGAAGTGATCGCCGAGGCGGTGAAGGTGCTGGATGCCGCGGTCGCCGGGGAGGCTCAGCTCGCCGTCACCGCGTACCCGTTCAGCGCGGCGCACTACCTCGAGACCGGCAACATCCTCGACGACGCCGACCTCGCATCCCTCGCGCAGCACGACGCGATCCTGCTCGGCGCCGTCGGCGGCGACCCCCGCGACGCCCGCCTCGCGGGCGGGATCATCGAGCGCGGCCTGCTGCTCAAGCTGCGGTTCGCGTTCGACCACTACGTCAACCTCCGCCCCACGGTGCTCTACCCGACGGTCGCGAGCCCGCTCGCGAACCCCGGCCAGGTCGACTTCGTCGTCGTGCGGGAGGGCACCGAGGGGCCGTACGTCGGCAACGGCGGCAGCATCCGGAAGGGCACCCCCCACGAGATCGCCAACGAGGTGAGCGTCAACACCGCCTACGGCATCGAGCGGGTCGTGCGCTACGCGTTCGAGCTCGCCGAGCGCCGCCGCAAGCAGGTGACGCTCGTGCACAAGACCAACGTGCTCACCCACGCCGGCGGCCTGTGGACGCGACTCGTCGAGGCGGAGGCGGCCAATCATCCGGACGTGGCGTGGAACTACCAGCACGTCGACGCCGCGACCATCCACATGGTCACCGACCCTGGTAGGTTCGACGTCATCGTCACCGACAATCTCTTCGGCGACATCCTCACCGATCTGGCCGGCGCCATCAGCGGCGGCATCGGACTGGCGGCCTCGGGCAACATCAACCCCGACGGCACGTTCCCCAGCATGTTCGAGCCGGTTCACGGATCCGCACCCGACATCGCCGGGCAGCAGAAGGCCGACCCCACGGCCGCGATCCTGTCGACCGCTCTCCTGCTCGACCACCTCGGGCTCACGGATGCGGCGCACCGGGTCGAGGAGGCAGTGGGGGCCGACCTCGCCGAGCGAGGAACCAGCCCGCGCACGACCGCCGAGGTCGGCAGCGCGATCGCCGCACGACTGGGCTGA
- a CDS encoding DUF6458 family protein, translated as MSIGLGIFLFVVGAILTFALNVQTDVIDLDLVGYLLMGAGLVVTIIGLVLLMRKRQSITTVRSDVDPATGTRVDQRATETDPLP; from the coding sequence ATGAGCATCGGGCTCGGCATCTTCCTCTTCGTCGTCGGAGCGATTCTGACGTTCGCACTGAACGTGCAGACGGACGTGATCGACCTCGACCTCGTCGGCTACCTGCTCATGGGAGCAGGACTCGTCGTCACCATCATCGGACTCGTGCTCCTCATGCGGAAGCGTCAGTCCATCACCACCGTCCGGTCGGACGTCGACCCCGCTACGGGAACGCGGGTCGACCAGCGTGCGACCGAGACCGACCCGCTGCCGTAA
- the serA gene encoding phosphoglycerate dehydrogenase gives MAKPIVLIAEQLSPATVEALGPDFDIRDVDGTDRPALLAALADASAVLIRSATQIDAEALAAAPALKVVARAGVGLDNVDIKAATEAGVMVVNAPTSNIISAAELTIGHILSLARHIPAAHASLAAGEWKRSKYTGTELYEKTVGIIGLGRIGALITARLQAFGVEVVAYDPYVSPARAQQLGVRLVTLDELLEQSDFISIHMPKTPETTGMIAAPQLQKMKKTAYIVNVARGGLIDEDALYDALTAGDIAGAGLDVFNAEPPVDKKLLSLPNVVVTPHLGASTDEAQEKAGVSVARSVRLALEGELVPDAVNVAGGVIDPFVRPGIALVEKLGQVLAAVAGHGALTDLEVDVRGELAAYDVSVYRLAALKGYFTNLVTENVSYVNAPLLAEQRGIASSLNVSEESKDYRNTTTLRGVLSDGTSVEVAGTLAGTKMAEKLIGLNGYDIEVPIDEHHIVMFYTDRPGIVAVYGKEFGDAGINIAGMQIARRSAGGQALSIITVDSPVPDDVLERVRTAIDAAEVREIDIVDI, from the coding sequence GTGGCAAAGCCGATCGTCCTGATCGCCGAACAACTCTCGCCCGCCACCGTCGAGGCGCTCGGCCCCGACTTCGACATCCGCGATGTCGACGGCACCGACCGGCCCGCGCTCCTCGCGGCGCTCGCCGACGCGAGCGCGGTGCTCATCCGCTCGGCGACGCAGATCGACGCGGAGGCGCTCGCCGCGGCCCCCGCGCTCAAGGTCGTCGCCCGCGCCGGCGTGGGCCTCGACAACGTCGACATCAAGGCCGCCACCGAGGCGGGCGTCATGGTCGTCAACGCGCCGACCTCCAACATCATCAGCGCCGCCGAGCTCACGATCGGCCACATCCTGAGCCTCGCCCGGCACATCCCGGCAGCGCACGCGAGCCTCGCCGCGGGGGAGTGGAAGCGCTCGAAGTACACCGGCACCGAGCTCTACGAGAAGACCGTCGGCATCATCGGCCTCGGCCGCATCGGCGCGCTCATCACAGCGCGTCTGCAGGCGTTCGGCGTCGAGGTCGTCGCGTACGACCCCTACGTGTCGCCCGCCCGCGCCCAGCAGCTCGGCGTGCGCCTGGTGACGCTCGACGAGCTGCTCGAGCAGTCCGACTTCATCTCCATCCACATGCCGAAGACGCCCGAGACGACCGGCATGATCGCGGCGCCGCAGCTGCAGAAGATGAAGAAGACCGCCTACATCGTCAACGTCGCGCGCGGCGGCCTCATCGACGAGGACGCGCTCTACGACGCCCTCACCGCGGGCGACATCGCGGGTGCCGGCCTCGACGTGTTCAACGCCGAGCCGCCCGTCGACAAGAAGCTGCTCTCGCTGCCCAACGTCGTCGTCACGCCGCACCTCGGCGCCTCGACCGACGAGGCGCAGGAGAAAGCCGGCGTCTCGGTCGCCCGCAGCGTGCGCCTCGCCCTCGAGGGCGAGCTCGTGCCGGATGCGGTGAACGTCGCCGGCGGCGTCATCGACCCGTTCGTGCGCCCCGGCATCGCTCTCGTCGAGAAGCTCGGCCAGGTGCTCGCGGCCGTCGCGGGTCACGGCGCCCTCACCGACCTCGAGGTCGACGTGCGCGGTGAGCTCGCCGCCTACGACGTGAGCGTCTACCGTCTCGCCGCGCTCAAGGGCTACTTCACGAACCTCGTCACCGAGAACGTGTCGTACGTCAACGCGCCGCTCCTCGCCGAGCAGCGCGGCATCGCCTCGAGCCTCAACGTCTCCGAGGAGAGCAAGGACTACCGCAACACGACGACGCTGCGCGGCGTGCTGTCCGACGGCACGTCCGTCGAGGTCGCGGGCACGCTCGCCGGCACGAAGATGGCCGAGAAGCTCATCGGGCTCAACGGCTACGACATCGAGGTGCCGATCGACGAGCACCACATCGTGATGTTCTACACCGACCGTCCGGGCATCGTCGCCGTCTACGGCAAGGAGTTCGGCGACGCGGGCATCAACATCGCGGGCATGCAGATCGCCCGCCGCAGCGCGGGCGGCCAGGCGCTGTCGATAATCACGGTCGACTCGCCCGTCCCGGACGACGTGCTCGAGCGCGTGCGCACCGCCATCGACGCCGCCGAGGTGCGCGAGATCGACATCGTCGACATCTGA
- a CDS encoding mannitol-1-phosphate 5-dehydrogenase gives MTATTAVHFGAGNIGRGFVAPFLRESGYEVVFADVSEELIGALQREPSYRVHEVGEGARELVIDGYRAIDSREHPDDVAAEIARADIVTTAVGARILQFVAPLIVQGLAQRAADAKPLIVIACENAIGGTDILAAAVRELGGDMDRAIWANCAIDRIVPEQRGGLDVTLEAFWEWAVDRTPFGGDEPELAGVHWVDDLEPYIERKLFTVNTGHAATAYLGYQRDIATIAEALEVPEVLAEVRAVLAETSALLIAKHGFSEEEQARYVDTTLTRITNPELPDSCARVGRAPLRKLGRHERFIDPAAQLAERGEPAWNLLTAVGAALRFDPADDPEAVELQARLASGAAPGDLATELCGIEPAHPLHAQLTEVFRLRLES, from the coding sequence ATGACGGCGACGACGGCGGTGCACTTCGGGGCGGGCAACATCGGGCGCGGGTTCGTGGCCCCGTTCCTTCGGGAGAGCGGATACGAGGTCGTGTTCGCCGACGTGAGCGAGGAGCTCATCGGCGCGCTCCAGCGCGAGCCGAGCTACCGCGTGCACGAGGTGGGCGAGGGGGCCCGCGAGCTCGTGATCGACGGCTACCGCGCGATCGACTCGCGCGAGCATCCGGATGACGTGGCCGCCGAGATCGCGCGGGCCGACATCGTCACGACCGCCGTGGGCGCGCGCATCCTGCAGTTCGTCGCCCCGCTCATCGTGCAGGGCCTCGCGCAGCGTGCCGCCGACGCGAAGCCCCTCATCGTCATCGCGTGCGAGAACGCGATCGGCGGCACCGACATCCTCGCGGCCGCCGTGCGCGAGCTCGGCGGCGACATGGACCGCGCGATCTGGGCGAACTGCGCGATCGACCGCATCGTGCCCGAGCAGCGCGGGGGCCTCGACGTGACGCTCGAGGCGTTCTGGGAGTGGGCCGTCGACCGCACCCCGTTCGGCGGCGACGAGCCCGAGCTCGCGGGCGTGCACTGGGTCGACGACCTCGAGCCCTACATCGAGCGCAAGCTCTTCACCGTCAACACGGGCCACGCGGCGACCGCCTACCTCGGCTACCAGCGCGACATCGCGACGATCGCGGAGGCGCTCGAGGTGCCCGAGGTGCTCGCCGAGGTGCGCGCCGTGCTCGCCGAGACGAGCGCCCTGCTCATCGCGAAGCACGGCTTCTCCGAAGAGGAGCAGGCCCGCTACGTCGACACGACGCTCACGCGCATCACGAACCCCGAGCTGCCCGACTCGTGCGCCCGCGTGGGCCGCGCGCCGCTGCGCAAGCTCGGCCGGCACGAGCGCTTCATCGACCCCGCGGCGCAGCTCGCCGAACGCGGCGAGCCCGCCTGGAACCTGCTCACGGCCGTCGGCGCCGCCCTGCGCTTCGACCCCGCCGACGACCCGGAGGCCGTCGAGCTGCAGGCGCGTCTCGCATCCGGTGCCGCCCCGGGCGACCTCGCGACCGAGCTCTGCGGGATCGAGCCCGCGCATCCGCTGCACGCGCAGCTCACCGAGGTGTTCCGGCTGCGCCTCGAATCCTGA